The Maledivibacter sp. genome segment AAAAAATATAGCTTTACTAATACAAAATTTAGACCGATTGTGAGAAAAAAACTAGAAGGAACAAAGGGAATATTGGCATTTCTATTTTGTTTTACAGTTTTTAGTTTAGGATTCTTAATTCCCACATTACAACTAACTGATTGGAGTATAATGACATATAAGAAGATACTAGATATAGAGTTTTGGAGTTTTACATTTAGTTCAATTTCTGTAGCATTATTATCTGCTATTCTAATTACTATAATAGGAACTATAATTGCCAATTATTGTAGAATGAACGATAACTTCCTTTCTAAAATTTACTCTAGAAGTACTACCGTTGGCTATTCTATACCCGGTGCAGTAATAGCAATAGCTGTCATAGTATTTTTTATAGCCTTGGATAATAAATTTTTTTGGCTATATAGGCTAATGGATAAGGGATCGGGGAAGCTTGTATTGAGTACAAGTATTACAATGCTTATTTTTGCCTATATTATAAGATTTCTAGCCATAGGATTTAATTCAATAGAATCAGGATTTGAAAAGGTTGGAAGGAAATTTTCAGAGGCATCTAGAACGCTGGGGATGGGTATGACAGAAACTTTTTTAAAGGTTGATTTTAAGATGATAAAGCCTGCTATATTAAGTGGATTTATTTTAGTTTTTGTAGATATATTAAAGGAACTTCCTTTGACTTTGATTTTAAGACCCTTTAACTTCAATACATTAGCAACTAAATCCTTCGAATATGCTAATGATGAAATGATTCATGAAGCTTCAGTTTCTTCACTTCTTATTATAATTGTAAGTATTATTTCTATATATATATTTAATAAGGCTTCGGATAAGGAGGCATCCTAATGTATGTTGAGATAAAAGAATTAAATTTCAAATATAAAAATGCTAAGGAAAAAACCTTAAAGGATTTTACCGTGAATATAGAAAAAGGAGAAGTAGTCTCTATTTTAGGTGAAAGTGGAAGTGGGAAGAGTACTGTCCTAAGGTTGATATCAGGACTTGAAGTTCCAAGCAGTGGTACAATTAAAATAAATGGTAGGGTTATAATAGATGATAAAGAATTTATTCCTCCTGAGAAAAGAGGTGTAGGTATGGTTTTTCAGGATTATGCGTTATTCCCTCATATGACCGTTAAGCAAAATATACAATTTGGACTTAAAGGTATGAATAAAAAAGAGAAAGACAATAGATCAGATGAAGTTTTAGGCTTAGT includes the following:
- a CDS encoding iron ABC transporter permease; amino-acid sequence: MIRTKYIKHSINIWSILSFIFICLIILPNINILLNLLNKPNENWAHIKTYLLKDYVINSIILVVFTGIFTTIIGTGLSWIISAYDFPGRRFLRWGLVLPLAIPPYIAAYTYNGILDYTGVIQTTLRNEFGIKLSQKYFDIMSMEGSIFIFTMLLFPYVYIITKSFLEKQSAALIENARLLGRSQLEIFLHVVLPISRSAIIGGVSLVILEVLNDYGVVKYFGITTFSTAIFKTWFGMGDVDSAIRLSAILLSMVFTILIIEKLMRGRKKYSFTNTKFRPIVRKKLEGTKGILAFLFCFTVFSLGFLIPTLQLTDWSIMTYKKILDIEFWSFTFSSISVALLSAILITIIGTIIANYCRMNDNFLSKIYSRSTTVGYSIPGAVIAIAVIVFFIALDNKFFWLYRLMDKGSGKLVLSTSITMLIFAYIIRFLAIGFNSIESGFEKVGRKFSEASRTLGMGMTETFLKVDFKMIKPAILSGFILVFVDILKELPLTLILRPFNFNTLATKSFEYANDEMIHEASVSSLLIIIVSIISIYIFNKASDKEAS
- a CDS encoding ABC transporter ATP-binding protein encodes the protein MYVEIKELNFKYKNAKEKTLKDFTVNIEKGEVVSILGESGSGKSTVLRLISGLEVPSSGTIKINGRVIIDDKEFIPPEKRGVGMVFQDYALFPHMTVKQNIQFGLKGMNKKEKDNRSDEVLGLVNLKGFEKRYPYELSGGQQQRVALARALAPKPSILLLDEPFSNLDADLQIKIRRELKKIIKQASITSIFVTHDKEDSKAIADKIVILKEGKIVRIGEVDIL